Proteins found in one Oncorhynchus keta strain PuntledgeMale-10-30-2019 chromosome 2, Oket_V2, whole genome shotgun sequence genomic segment:
- the nat9 gene encoding N-acetyltransferase 9 isoform X2 has protein sequence MRINEDTLLEGKSVVLVPYNADHVPRYHQWMGCPELQQLTASEPLTLEQEYDMQRSWREDDDKCTFIILDKQRWADPAVQEEQCMVGDVNIFLTDPSDSSLAELEIMIAEPSYRGKGLGKEVTRMMICYGVTKLGIRKFEAKIGLDNKVSIAMFKRFHFHELSVSEVFREVTLGMTVDQAVRTRLLGDMAFMQEREYRKDRDSRQEVTSSHATL, from the exons ATGAGAATAAACGAAGATACCTTACTGGAGGGGAAAAGCGTCGTACTGGTGCCTTACAACGCAGATCATGTACCCAG GTACCACCAGTGGATGGGCTGTCCTGAGCTGCAGCAGCTGACTGCATCTGAGCCGCTGACTCTAGAGCAGGAGTATGACATGCAGAGGAGCTGGAGGGAGGATGATGACA AGTGCACCTTCATCATCCTGGATAAACAACGGTGGGCGGACCCTGCCGTACAGGAAGAGCAGTGCATGGTGGGAGATGTCAACATCTTCCTGACGGACCCCAGTGACTCCTCCCTCGCTGAGCTGGAGATCATGAtcgcag AGCCCAGTTACAGAGGCAAAGGCCTGGGAAAAGAGGTCACACGGATGATGATCTGCTATG GGGTGACCAAACTTGGGATCCGGAAGTTTGAGGCAAAGATCGGTCTGGACAACAAAGTCAGCATTGCCATGTTCAAAAGGTTCCACTTCCACGAG CTGTCAGTGAGCGAGGTGTTCCGGGAGGTCACCCTGGGCATGACGGTGGACCAGGCAGTGCGGACCCGGCTGCTGGGGGACATGGCCTTCATGCaggagagagagtacaggaaggACCGGGACAGCCGGCAGGAAGTGACGTCGTCACACGCCACCCTGTGA
- the nat9 gene encoding N-acetyltransferase 9 isoform X1, translated as MPMRLRLVSYQVTLIMRINEDTLLEGKSVVLVPYNADHVPRYHQWMGCPELQQLTASEPLTLEQEYDMQRSWREDDDKCTFIILDKQRWADPAVQEEQCMVGDVNIFLTDPSDSSLAELEIMIAEPSYRGKGLGKEVTRMMICYGVTKLGIRKFEAKIGLDNKVSIAMFKRFHFHELSVSEVFREVTLGMTVDQAVRTRLLGDMAFMQEREYRKDRDSRQEVTSSHATL; from the exons ATGCCAATGAGATTACGTCTAGTTAGCTA TCAGGTAACACTCATCATGAGAATAAACGAAGATACCTTACTGGAGGGGAAAAGCGTCGTACTGGTGCCTTACAACGCAGATCATGTACCCAG GTACCACCAGTGGATGGGCTGTCCTGAGCTGCAGCAGCTGACTGCATCTGAGCCGCTGACTCTAGAGCAGGAGTATGACATGCAGAGGAGCTGGAGGGAGGATGATGACA AGTGCACCTTCATCATCCTGGATAAACAACGGTGGGCGGACCCTGCCGTACAGGAAGAGCAGTGCATGGTGGGAGATGTCAACATCTTCCTGACGGACCCCAGTGACTCCTCCCTCGCTGAGCTGGAGATCATGAtcgcag AGCCCAGTTACAGAGGCAAAGGCCTGGGAAAAGAGGTCACACGGATGATGATCTGCTATG GGGTGACCAAACTTGGGATCCGGAAGTTTGAGGCAAAGATCGGTCTGGACAACAAAGTCAGCATTGCCATGTTCAAAAGGTTCCACTTCCACGAG CTGTCAGTGAGCGAGGTGTTCCGGGAGGTCACCCTGGGCATGACGGTGGACCAGGCAGTGCGGACCCGGCTGCTGGGGGACATGGCCTTCATGCaggagagagagtacaggaaggACCGGGACAGCCGGCAGGAAGTGACGTCGTCACACGCCACCCTGTGA
- the lrrc59 gene encoding leucine-rich repeat-containing protein 59 yields MSKNKVLNLKDKIDGNEMDLSLCNLTEVPVKELAAFPKVTVLDLSCNNITSLPLEFCSLSHLVKVDLSKNLMTVLPDDLGRLGNLQHLDLYNNKLTILPVSFSQLKNLKWLDLKDNPLEINLAKAAGDCLDEKQCKQCAARVLQHMRILQDEVDKERERRFLKDKELEKKKETKQREREAKEKEARKRDKAEEKERKRKEYNAHMAALAIQEQKNKRKEEKKKRNGQIAADKKAAESAPKARRRSLIGLLFKLLLLGLAGVVGVCQLTGLKEEAVCVPINVAVDDGLSWVREQEVDVRVRKLVDEVDIRARELLQKLSSLVPQLLEPLGVVPTATEPVETVEN; encoded by the exons ATGAGTAAAAACAAGGTGTTGAATCTGAAGGACAAAATCGATGGCAACGAGATGGATCTGAGTCTCTGTAACCTCACTGAAGTTCCTGTTAAAGAACTA GCTGCCTTCCCTAAAGTCACAGTCCTGGACCTGTCCTGCAACAATATCACCTCCCTGCCT ctGGAGTTCTGCAGCCTGAGTCACTTGGTCAAGGTGGACCTTAGTAAGAACCTCATGACCGTTCTACCTGATGATCTGGGTCGCCTTGGCAACCTGCAACACCTGGACCTGTACAACAACAagctgaccattctgcctgtcagCTTCTCCCAGCTCAAG aacctGAAGTGGCTGGATCTAAAGGACAACCCTCTGGAAATCAACCTGGCGAAAGCTGCAGGAGACTGTCTGGATGAGAAACAGTGTAAACAATGTGCTGCCAGG GTTCTCCAGCACATGAGGATCCTTCAGGACGAGGTGGACAAAGAGAGGGAGCGGCGCTTCCTAAAGGACAAAG AActggagaagaagaaagagacgaagcagagagagagggaggcgaaAGAGAAGGAGGCGCGTAAACGAGACAaggcagaggagaaggagaggaagaggaaggagtaCAACGCTCACATGGCTGCCTTGGCCATCCAGGAACAGAAGaataagagaaaagaggagaagaaaaAGAGGAATGGACAGATAGCAGCAG ATAAGAAAGCAGCTGAATCCGCCCCCAAAGCCCGAAGACGCTCTCTTATTGGCCTGCTGTTCAAACTCCTCCTGCTGGGATTAGCTGGCGTCGTGGGGGTGTGTCAACTGACGGGGCTAAAGGAGGAGGCAGTCTGTGTGCCAATCAATGTTGCTGTGGATGATGGCCTCTCCTGGGTCCGGGAACAGGAAGTAGATGTAAGAGTCAGAAAGCTGGTGGATGAAGTGGATATCAGAGCCAGAGAGCTGCTGCAGAAACTGTCCTCTCTGGTGCCACAACTCCTGGAGCCGCTCGGAGTCGTTCCCACGGCAACGGAACCCGTGGAAACagtagaaaactga